Proteins encoded in a region of the Bacteroidales bacterium genome:
- the moaC gene encoding cyclic pyranopterin monophosphate synthase MoaC, which produces MKKLSHVDKKGKANMVDVGLKPDQLRIAKASGFIKLSKEAIKLIKENNIKKGDVLTLAEVAGIQAAKKTSDLIPLCHPLQITKVDVKAMLEKDGVKIISEVKCIGQTGVEMEALTAVSVALLTVYDMCKAVDKKMLIEKISLTEKTKSNIS; this is translated from the coding sequence ATGAAAAAACTTTCACATGTTGATAAAAAAGGCAAAGCCAATATGGTTGATGTTGGCCTCAAGCCCGACCAGCTTCGGATTGCGAAAGCTTCCGGTTTTATTAAACTTTCAAAAGAAGCTATAAAACTCATCAAAGAAAATAATATTAAAAAAGGCGACGTACTTACGTTAGCTGAAGTCGCAGGCATACAAGCCGCAAAAAAAACTTCCGACTTGATTCCTTTATGCCACCCTCTTCAAATTACGAAAGTCGATGTAAAAGCAATGCTTGAAAAAGACGGAGTAAAAATAATTTCTGAAGTAAAATGCATCGGGCAAACCGGTGTTGAAATGGAAGCTCTCACAGCCGTTAGTGTCGCACTTCTTACGGTTTACGATATGTGTAAAGCGGTTGACAAAAAAATGTTGATCGAAAAAATTTCTTTAACAGAAAAAACAAAAAGTAACATCTCATAA
- a CDS encoding radical SAM protein, which produces MYDRFNRKINYLRISITDRCNLRCAYCMPEEGIKLIGHNEILRFEEIIEFTKIAVNKGIDKIRITGGEPLVRKGVVSFIKELSQIKGILDLSMTTNGILLEEFAQPLKEAGLHRVNISLDTLDENKFNELTRGGDIHKVFRGIEAAKNYGLLPIKINCVIDESSEEPDAVAVKAFCEKQNIDVRFIHRMNLSKGHFTVVEGGTGGNCAMCNKLRLSSNGKLRPCLFDDISIDIREHGYDKAIEMALELKPECGTASSQNKFNEIGG; this is translated from the coding sequence ATGTACGACCGCTTTAATCGTAAGATAAATTACCTGAGAATCTCAATTACCGATCGTTGCAACCTGCGATGCGCCTACTGTATGCCCGAAGAAGGAATTAAATTGATTGGACATAATGAGATTTTACGTTTCGAAGAAATTATTGAATTCACTAAAATAGCCGTCAATAAAGGAATTGACAAGATCAGAATTACAGGTGGCGAACCTCTGGTAAGAAAAGGCGTTGTGAGTTTTATAAAAGAACTTTCGCAAATAAAAGGAATCCTGGATTTATCAATGACAACAAACGGAATACTTCTGGAAGAATTTGCACAGCCATTGAAAGAAGCAGGATTGCATCGGGTGAATATAAGCCTTGACACACTTGATGAAAATAAATTCAACGAATTAACTCGCGGTGGTGATATTCATAAAGTTTTTCGAGGAATTGAAGCTGCAAAAAATTACGGTTTGCTTCCCATAAAAATCAATTGCGTGATTGATGAATCGTCTGAAGAGCCCGATGCTGTAGCCGTGAAAGCGTTCTGTGAAAAACAAAACATTGATGTTCGTTTTATTCATCGCATGAATTTATCAAAAGGACATTTTACTGTTGTTGAAGGCGGAACCGGCGGTAATTGTGCCATGTGTAACAAACTGCGATTATCGAGCAATGGAAAATTAAGGCCATGTTTGTTCGATGATATTTCAATCGATATCAGGGAACATGGATATGACAAGGCAATTGAAATGGCGCTTGAATTAAAACCAGAATGCGGAACCGCAAGTAGTCAAAATAAATTTAATGAAATCGGAGGATAA
- a CDS encoding molybdopterin molybdotransferase MoeA encodes MIKFEEAYKIISESVKQLGIEEVSLNDSLNRILAEDIKSDINIPPFNKSAMDGYACRRSDLKNILDVLEIIPAGQAPTKIIKENQCSKIMTGAPVPEGADCVIMVEQTEIVSENKIRFTASDTLNNIAYKAEDVNKGEVVLKKGTLIQPQHIAVLASVGVVKPMVTKQPKVAVISTGDEIIEPNGIPGPSQIRNSNAYQLIAQIKKLNCIPVYMGIAPDDPEKTNKIISEAIKKTDVILLTGGVSMGDFDFIPGILKKKNIDIKFQKILVKPGSPTVFGVSNNCWIFGLPGNPVSTFTIFEMIVKPFLNKIIGNNSEIKNLKFPIAADFKRKKFDRLNWIPVIFNENGEVATIEYHGSGHIHSLCFADGIMIIPFGISEIKKGEPVDVRPL; translated from the coding sequence ATGATAAAATTTGAAGAAGCATATAAAATTATTTCAGAATCAGTAAAGCAACTTGGCATTGAAGAAGTATCATTAAATGATTCACTAAACCGCATACTTGCTGAAGATATTAAGTCTGATATAAACATTCCTCCTTTTAATAAATCGGCAATGGATGGCTATGCTTGTCGTCGCAGTGATTTAAAAAATATTCTCGATGTGCTTGAAATTATTCCAGCCGGACAAGCGCCAACAAAAATCATTAAAGAAAATCAATGTTCAAAAATAATGACCGGAGCACCGGTTCCCGAAGGTGCCGATTGTGTGATTATGGTTGAACAAACTGAAATAGTTTCCGAAAATAAAATTCGTTTCACCGCATCCGATACGTTAAATAACATTGCTTACAAAGCAGAAGATGTAAACAAAGGCGAAGTCGTTTTAAAAAAAGGAACACTTATTCAGCCACAGCATATAGCAGTGCTTGCTTCTGTAGGTGTAGTAAAACCAATGGTTACAAAGCAACCTAAAGTTGCAGTCATTTCAACAGGGGATGAAATCATTGAACCCAATGGAATTCCCGGACCTTCGCAAATAAGGAACAGCAACGCTTACCAGCTTATCGCTCAAATAAAAAAATTAAATTGCATTCCTGTTTATATGGGTATAGCGCCTGATGATCCCGAAAAAACAAATAAAATTATTTCGGAAGCCATTAAAAAAACAGATGTAATTCTGTTAACGGGTGGAGTTTCCATGGGTGATTTTGATTTTATTCCCGGGATATTAAAAAAGAAAAATATTGACATTAAGTTCCAAAAGATTCTTGTTAAACCAGGAAGTCCTACTGTTTTTGGTGTAAGCAATAACTGCTGGATTTTCGGTTTGCCCGGAAATCCTGTTTCAACTTTCACCATTTTTGAAATGATTGTGAAACCATTTTTAAATAAAATTATTGGAAATAACAGTGAAATAAAAAATTTGAAATTTCCTATTGCGGCTGATTTCAAAAGAAAAAAATTCGACAGGCTTAATTGGATACCTGTTATTTTTAATGAAAATGGTGAAGTCGCAACCATTGAGTACCATGGCTCAGGACATATTCATTCGCTTTGCTTTGCCGATGGTATTATGATAATTCCTTTTGGAATTAGTGAAATTAAAAAAGGAGAACCTGTTGATGTACGACCGCTTTAA